In one window of Desulfonatronospira thiodismutans ASO3-1 DNA:
- a CDS encoding ArsR/SmtB family transcription factor, with protein sequence MEGTVRLFKALGDTTRLRLLSLLLQGEQCVCDLMFALQLPQSTVSRHLAYLKNSGWVKDCRRGVWSYYRIVGSSRPAHSQLLEILKTHLSGMEEIQEDLERLNQRLQIRKSDRCG encoded by the coding sequence ATGGAAGGTACAGTACGCTTGTTCAAGGCCCTGGGAGATACAACAAGGTTGAGGCTTTTATCCCTGCTGCTTCAGGGAGAGCAATGCGTCTGCGATCTTATGTTTGCCCTCCAGCTTCCACAATCCACAGTTTCCAGGCATTTAGCTTATCTCAAGAATTCAGGATGGGTCAAGGACTGCAGGCGCGGGGTCTGGAGCTACTACAGGATTGTCGGTTCTTCCAGACCTGCACACAGCCAGCTTCTGGAAATCCTCAAAACCCATCTTTCAGGAATGGAAGAGATCCAGGAGGACCTGGAGCGCCTGAATCAGCGTCTGCAGATAAGGAAAAGCGACAGGTGCGGGTAA
- the murJ gene encoding murein biosynthesis integral membrane protein MurJ: MSTRESKSPPFSSLARKASVVAGATLVSRIMGFIRDLIIAFTLGAGPMADAFFVAFRIPNLLRRLFAEGSLTMAFVPVFTKIKKESGAQSAFALARSVQIWLLLILGGITLLALFFAAPLTMLVAPGFREDPEIFETTVTLVRICFPYIIFISSVALCMGILNSMNHFMAPALAPALMNITLILSALGAYYSGMSVALALSFGVLASGLIQWLFQYPFLKKSGFGWRGNFSLFDPGVKRIGKLMLPTVFGAAVYQLNILAGTILASFLASGSIAYLYYADRLVQFPLGVFAVAIGTAALPSLSSLAGDRDMQGFKGTLNSSLSLTLFIALPSTAGLIGLSYPLIDVIFGRGAFGDDAVQATSLALVGFAVGLPAFSCVRPLLSAFYALEDTVTPVKIAVISLVLNIALGILLMQHLQHLGLALAASLSSWVNVLLLGLALGRKTGPWLTAGTNLVKMTLASCALLFMLKFVSVTSWMAMALIPVWAVIYFALAWMLKIPDAQILINSLKHKSGQE; the protein is encoded by the coding sequence TTGAGTACCCGAGAAAGCAAAAGCCCGCCATTTTCATCCCTGGCCCGCAAGGCCTCTGTGGTCGCCGGGGCAACCCTGGTAAGCCGCATCATGGGATTTATCCGGGACCTGATCATTGCCTTTACCCTGGGCGCAGGCCCCATGGCCGACGCCTTTTTCGTGGCCTTTCGCATCCCCAACCTGCTGCGCCGTCTTTTCGCCGAAGGTTCCCTGACCATGGCCTTTGTCCCGGTCTTTACCAAGATCAAAAAAGAGTCGGGTGCCCAAAGCGCCTTTGCTCTGGCCCGTTCGGTGCAGATCTGGCTTCTTCTGATCCTGGGTGGCATTACCCTGCTGGCTCTTTTTTTTGCTGCTCCCCTGACCATGCTGGTTGCCCCGGGCTTCAGGGAAGACCCGGAAATCTTTGAAACTACCGTCACCCTGGTGCGCATCTGCTTTCCCTACATAATCTTTATCTCCTCCGTGGCCCTGTGCATGGGCATTTTGAACTCCATGAACCACTTCATGGCTCCGGCCCTGGCTCCGGCACTCATGAACATTACTCTTATCCTGTCAGCCCTGGGGGCCTACTACTCCGGGATGAGCGTGGCTCTGGCCCTTTCCTTCGGGGTGCTGGCCTCGGGACTCATCCAGTGGTTGTTTCAGTATCCTTTTCTGAAAAAATCCGGATTTGGCTGGAGGGGTAATTTTTCTCTCTTTGATCCCGGCGTAAAACGAATCGGGAAACTTATGCTGCCCACGGTTTTCGGGGCTGCAGTTTACCAGCTGAACATCCTGGCCGGGACTATACTGGCCTCCTTTCTGGCCTCCGGCTCCATTGCCTATCTCTATTACGCCGACCGTCTGGTTCAGTTTCCCCTGGGGGTATTTGCCGTAGCCATTGGAACCGCTGCCCTGCCCTCCCTTTCCTCCCTGGCCGGAGACCGGGATATGCAGGGCTTCAAGGGCACCCTCAACTCATCCCTGAGCCTGACCCTGTTCATTGCCCTGCCCTCCACTGCAGGACTCATTGGACTTAGCTACCCTCTAATTGATGTCATATTCGGACGGGGAGCCTTTGGTGACGATGCCGTGCAGGCCACCTCCCTGGCCTTAGTGGGCTTTGCAGTGGGCCTGCCGGCTTTTTCCTGCGTACGCCCCCTGCTCTCGGCATTTTACGCCCTGGAGGACACGGTTACCCCGGTGAAGATAGCCGTCATCAGTCTGGTGCTGAACATCGCCCTGGGCATCCTTCTCATGCAGCACCTGCAGCACCTGGGCCTGGCCCTGGCAGCCAGTCTATCCTCCTGGGTCAATGTCCTGCTTCTGGGCCTGGCCCTGGGCCGCAAGACCGGCCCCTGGCTTACCGCCGGCACCAACCTGGTGAAAATGACCCTGGCAAGTTGTGCTTTACTTTTCATGCTAAAATTTGTAAGTGTAACCTCGTGGATGGCTATGGCCCTTATTCCGGTATGGGCTGTGATTTACTTTGCCCTGGCCTGGATGCTCAAAATACCGGATGCTCAGATCTTAATAAATTCCCTGAAACATAAAAGCGGGCAAGAATAA
- a CDS encoding DUF1015 family protein, whose protein sequence is MPEFKPLQFYSYDWSRQDIDPEKVISPPYDVLSQEDIQELARDEYNVVHIDSPVSYAHARELLDQWIKKQVLTADQQPRYYILASEYKTRGRSRTRWGIMGGLRLEPFGENVFPHEETYPKAKEDRLKLMQATQGQLSPVFGVYDDPEQYVEKIGEICSGQKPLISFTQEDGVYNRLWPVPAEHNQQIQSLMQDRKIFIADGHHRYETSLYFMHNQPARDNAPWEYIFIYLSNISSPGLEIFPYHRTVSWDKEFDWQKVMQSAGRYFDIIPREDHSFPEEMPRTDMLMLCLPHINYLLIPRQPGEDIFDKIGAYVLDRVMLRDIMGLDDEQLASGKYLHYTHEEDLTLEKVRSGELQAAFFLQSVPINIMQEACQAGRVMPRKSTFFYPKLPTGMLLHLWDR, encoded by the coding sequence ATGCCAGAATTCAAGCCTTTACAGTTTTACAGCTACGACTGGTCCCGGCAAGACATTGACCCGGAAAAGGTCATTTCACCGCCTTATGATGTCCTCTCCCAGGAAGACATTCAGGAACTGGCCCGGGATGAATACAACGTGGTGCACATCGACTCCCCTGTAAGCTACGCTCACGCCCGGGAGCTTCTGGATCAGTGGATAAAAAAGCAGGTGCTCACCGCGGACCAGCAGCCCAGGTACTACATCCTGGCCTCGGAATATAAGACCCGGGGCAGATCCCGTACCCGCTGGGGGATCATGGGTGGACTAAGGCTTGAGCCCTTCGGGGAAAACGTATTCCCCCACGAGGAAACATATCCCAAGGCCAAAGAGGACAGGCTCAAACTCATGCAGGCCACCCAGGGGCAGCTGAGCCCTGTATTCGGGGTCTATGACGACCCGGAGCAATACGTGGAGAAAATCGGGGAAATATGCTCCGGCCAAAAGCCTCTTATCTCTTTTACCCAGGAAGACGGCGTGTACAACAGGTTATGGCCGGTACCTGCAGAACATAACCAGCAGATACAAAGCCTGATGCAGGACAGGAAAATCTTCATCGCCGACGGCCATCACCGCTACGAGACCTCCCTTTATTTCATGCACAATCAGCCGGCAAGAGACAATGCACCGTGGGAATACATATTTATATACTTAAGCAACATCTCCTCGCCGGGACTGGAGATCTTTCCTTATCACCGCACGGTTTCCTGGGATAAAGAGTTCGACTGGCAAAAGGTCATGCAATCCGCCGGGAGGTACTTTGATATAATTCCCAGGGAAGACCACTCTTTCCCGGAAGAAATGCCAAGGACAGACATGCTCATGCTGTGCCTGCCGCACATAAATTATCTGCTCATCCCCCGTCAGCCCGGAGAGGATATATTCGACAAAATCGGGGCATACGTTCTGGACCGGGTTATGCTTCGCGATATTATGGGCCTCGACGATGAGCAACTGGCTTCGGGAAAATACCTGCACTACACCCACGAAGAAGATCTGACCCTGGAAAAGGTCAGAAGCGGGGAACTGCAAGCGGCTTTTTTCCTGCAATCCGTACCCATCAATATAATGCAGGAGGCCTGCCAGGCCGGGCGGGTCATGCCCAGAAAATCCACCTTTTTCTATCCCAAGCTGCCCACGGGCATGCTCTTACATCTCTGGGACAGGTAG